A window of Pseudomonas mucidolens contains these coding sequences:
- a CDS encoding SCO family protein, giving the protein MTRTQKTVFILVALVALVVGLTVNKVLSGKGQGDPTALIDAGIILLPQSRQLPPVSMTNQDGQPVLVNALKDKWSLLFFGYTFCPDICPTTLAQLRQIKSELPKDVVDKLQVILVSVDPHRDTPTQLKQYLGYFDPQFLGLTGANVEDVQKVSNAVSIPFIPADTSKPNYTVDHSGNLALIGPDGTQRGFIRAPLNNQKLVAQLPGLLQRN; this is encoded by the coding sequence ATGACTCGAACTCAAAAAACTGTCTTTATTCTGGTGGCCCTTGTGGCGTTGGTCGTGGGCCTGACCGTCAACAAAGTACTGTCCGGCAAGGGGCAGGGTGATCCAACGGCGTTGATCGACGCGGGCATTATCCTGCTGCCGCAAAGCCGTCAGTTACCGCCTGTGAGCATGACCAATCAGGACGGTCAGCCGGTACTGGTCAACGCGTTGAAAGACAAGTGGAGCCTGTTGTTCTTTGGCTACACCTTCTGCCCGGACATCTGCCCGACCACCCTCGCCCAACTGCGGCAGATCAAGAGTGAACTGCCCAAAGACGTTGTGGATAAGTTGCAGGTGATTTTGGTCAGCGTGGACCCGCATCGCGATACGCCGACGCAACTCAAGCAGTATCTGGGCTACTTCGACCCGCAATTTTTGGGCCTGACCGGCGCGAACGTGGAGGATGTGCAGAAGGTATCGAATGCGGTGAGTATTCCGTTCATTCCGGCGGACACCAGCAAACCCAACTACACCGTCGACCACAGCGGCAACCTGGCGCTGATCGGCCCCGACGGGACGCAGCGTGGATTTATCCGTGCGCCGTTGAATAACCAGAAGCTGGTGGCGCAGTTGCCGGGGTTGTTGCAGCGTAACTAA
- the cyoE gene encoding heme o synthase, protein MATLTETCDSRAIWRDYLELTKPKVVVLMLITSLVGMFLATRAGVPWPVLIFGNLGIALCAGGAAAVNHVVDRRIDALMARTHKRPLAEGRVSPAAALAFALVLAVAGLALLLTFTNPLAAWLTLASLLGYAVIYTGFLKRATPQNIVIGGLAGAAPPLLGWVAVTGHVSAEPLLLVLIIFAWTPPHFWALAIHRKEEYAKADIPMLPVTHGEHYTKLHILLYTFALLAVSLMPYVIHMSGLLYLGSALILGGRFLQWSWVLYRGSRPHAAINTFKYSIWYLFLLFIALLVDHYLLLNL, encoded by the coding sequence ATGGCGACCTTGACCGAGACGTGTGACAGTCGAGCGATCTGGCGTGACTACCTGGAGCTGACCAAGCCCAAAGTGGTGGTGCTGATGCTCATCACATCCTTGGTGGGCATGTTTCTCGCCACCCGGGCCGGCGTGCCATGGCCGGTGCTGATCTTCGGTAACCTGGGCATTGCGCTGTGTGCCGGCGGCGCGGCGGCGGTCAACCATGTGGTGGATCGGCGCATTGATGCGCTGATGGCGCGTACGCACAAGCGCCCGCTGGCGGAAGGCCGTGTTTCACCAGCCGCCGCCCTGGCCTTTGCGCTGGTGCTGGCGGTGGCAGGATTGGCGTTGCTGCTGACGTTCACCAATCCCTTGGCGGCATGGCTGACGCTGGCCTCGCTGCTGGGTTACGCGGTGATCTATACCGGCTTTCTCAAGCGTGCCACACCGCAAAATATCGTGATTGGCGGCCTTGCCGGCGCGGCGCCGCCGTTGCTGGGCTGGGTCGCGGTGACCGGTCATGTCAGCGCGGAGCCATTGTTGCTGGTGCTGATCATTTTCGCCTGGACGCCGCCGCACTTCTGGGCCCTGGCGATTCATCGCAAGGAGGAATATGCCAAGGCTGATATTCCGATGCTGCCGGTGACCCACGGCGAGCACTACACCAAGCTGCATATCCTGCTGTACACCTTTGCGTTGTTGGCTGTGAGTCTGATGCCTTATGTCATCCACATGAGCGGATTGTTATACCTGGGATCTGCGTTGATCCTGGGCGGACGCTTTCTGCAATGGTCCTGGGTGCTGTACCGTGGCAGTCGGCCGCACGCGGCGATCAACACCTTCAAGTACTCTATTTGGTACCTGTTCCTGCTGTTTATCGCCCTGCTTGTAGATCACTACTTACTGTTGAACCTATGA
- a CDS encoding COX15/CtaA family protein, giving the protein MAKPGFRLALFATLLALVVVLLGAYTRLTHAGLGCPDWPGCYGFISVPKSEAQLAHAELHFPDTPVEADKGWNEMVHRYAAGTLGLLIALLAARAWTHRRHPGQPLKLPLFLLAVVFAQAIFGMWTVTLKLWPQVVTGHLLGGFATLSLLFLLTLRLSGVLPALIVPRRLQYWATAGLVLVIGQVALGGWVSSNYAAVACIDLPTCHGEWWPAADFANGFHLTQHIGPNYLGGQLDSEARTAIHLTHRMGALVVTLALLGLAWQLKTVGMTRLAGLLLAALAAQIALGLSNVYFHLPLPVAVAHNAGGAALLVTLVLVNYHARTSLVRVRHHVPLGWRFSPRKQVSGLITLKGEMPWRP; this is encoded by the coding sequence ATGGCCAAACCTGGATTTCGCCTCGCGTTGTTTGCCACTTTGCTGGCGTTGGTGGTGGTGTTGCTGGGGGCCTACACCCGGCTGACCCATGCCGGCCTCGGTTGCCCGGACTGGCCAGGGTGCTACGGTTTTATCAGCGTGCCCAAGAGCGAGGCGCAACTGGCCCATGCCGAACTGCATTTCCCGGATACGCCGGTGGAGGCCGACAAGGGTTGGAACGAGATGGTTCATCGTTACGCGGCGGGCACGCTGGGGTTGTTGATCGCCCTGCTGGCCGCGCGTGCCTGGACCCACCGACGTCATCCGGGGCAGCCGTTGAAACTGCCCTTGTTCCTGCTGGCGGTGGTGTTTGCCCAGGCGATCTTTGGCATGTGGACGGTCACACTCAAGCTCTGGCCGCAAGTGGTCACCGGGCATTTATTGGGCGGCTTTGCGACCTTGAGCCTGCTGTTTTTGCTGACACTGCGCCTGTCCGGTGTGTTGCCGGCATTGATCGTGCCCCGGCGCTTGCAGTATTGGGCGACGGCCGGGTTGGTGCTGGTCATTGGGCAGGTCGCCCTCGGCGGCTGGGTCAGTTCCAACTATGCGGCAGTGGCCTGTATCGACTTGCCGACCTGCCACGGGGAATGGTGGCCGGCGGCAGATTTTGCCAATGGTTTTCATCTGACCCAGCACATCGGGCCCAACTATCTCGGCGGGCAACTGGACAGCGAAGCCCGCACGGCGATTCATCTGACCCATCGCATGGGCGCGTTGGTGGTGACGCTGGCGCTGCTGGGGCTGGCCTGGCAACTCAAGACGGTAGGCATGACGCGTCTGGCCGGCCTGCTGCTGGCCGCGCTGGCTGCGCAAATCGCCCTGGGGCTGAGCAATGTGTACTTCCATCTGCCGCTGCCTGTGGCGGTCGCGCATAACGCAGGTGGCGCGGCGTTGCTGGTGACGCTGGTGCTGGTCAATTATCACGCCCGTACCAGCCTGGTCCGGGTGCGTCATCACGTGCCGCTCGGTTGGCGCTTCAGCCCGCGTAAACAGGTATCGGGCCTCATTACCCTCAAAGGAGAGATGCCATGGCGACCTTGA
- a CDS encoding SURF1 family protein, giving the protein MKRFRPGIAPTLVVLVLLPLMVSLGFWQLSRGQEKQALLENYAERRAAEPVSAEQLQETLDPAFRRVHLRGAFDAEHSVLLDNRMRDGKAGVELLQPFHDQASGLWLWLNRGWLPWPDRRTPPAFTTPAQPLSLDAWVYVAPGETFQLHADPDGGAWPRLLTALHPAALWAELGRNGFTYELRAEAGPATYATHWPVVAMGPEKHLGYAVQWFAMALALCGLYLYLGWHNAREKHHGNSHESTQHV; this is encoded by the coding sequence ATGAAACGCTTTCGCCCTGGGATTGCGCCGACGCTGGTGGTGCTGGTGTTGCTGCCGCTGATGGTGAGTCTGGGGTTCTGGCAATTGTCCCGTGGCCAGGAAAAACAGGCGCTGCTGGAAAACTACGCCGAGCGCAGGGCGGCGGAACCGGTGAGCGCCGAGCAATTGCAGGAAACGCTGGATCCGGCCTTTCGGCGAGTGCATCTACGTGGGGCGTTCGACGCCGAGCACAGCGTGCTGCTGGACAACCGGATGCGCGACGGCAAGGCGGGCGTGGAGTTGCTGCAACCCTTTCATGATCAGGCCAGCGGCCTCTGGCTGTGGCTCAATCGCGGCTGGCTGCCTTGGCCGGACCGGCGCACGCCCCCCGCCTTCACCACACCGGCGCAACCCTTGAGTCTCGATGCGTGGGTGTATGTGGCGCCCGGCGAAACCTTTCAACTGCACGCCGATCCTGACGGCGGCGCCTGGCCGCGCTTGCTCACCGCGCTGCATCCGGCGGCGTTGTGGGCGGAGCTTGGGCGCAACGGATTTACCTATGAGCTACGGGCCGAAGCCGGCCCGGCGACTTACGCAACCCATTGGCCGGTAGTGGCCATGGGGCCGGAAAAACACTTGGGGTATGCCGTGCAGTGGTTCGCCATGGCGCTGGCGCTGTGCGGTCTTTACCTCTACCTCGGATGGCACAACGCAAGGGAGAAGCACCATGGGAACAGCCATGAATCCACCCAGCATGTCTGA
- a CDS encoding twin transmembrane helix small protein has translation MLKAAIALMLIATVVSLFSGLFFLVKDEGNSNRLVTALTVRVTLAVITLALITWGFFSGQLVSHVPW, from the coding sequence ATGCTCAAAGCCGCTATTGCCCTGATGCTGATCGCTACCGTTGTGAGCCTGTTCAGTGGCTTATTTTTTCTGGTCAAGGACGAGGGCAACTCCAACCGCCTCGTCACTGCCTTGACCGTACGTGTCACGCTGGCCGTGATCACCCTGGCATTGATCACCTGGGGTTTCTTCAGCGGCCAACTGGTCTCCCATGTCCCGTGGTAA
- a CDS encoding cytochrome c oxidase subunit 3 — MSNHDTYYVPAQSKWPIIATFGMLISVYGLGLWFNDLKAARPESNGPLIFFVGGLLLAYMMFGWFGAVIKESRAGLYSAQMDRSFRWGMTWFIFSEVMFFIAFFGALFYVRNLSAPWLAGEGSKGVAHMLWPNFEFAWPLLNNPDPKLFPTPEGTISPWGLPLVNTILLVSSSVTITIAHHALRKGHRGALKIWLALTVLLGVAFLGFQIEEYVHAYKELGLTLGSGVYGATFFMLTGFHGAHVTIGTIILFVMLMRVLKGHFNAEHQFGFEAASWYWHFVDVVWIGLFFFVYVL, encoded by the coding sequence ATGTCGAATCATGATACGTACTACGTACCAGCGCAAAGTAAATGGCCGATAATTGCCACGTTCGGCATGTTGATCAGCGTGTATGGGCTGGGCCTGTGGTTCAACGACCTCAAGGCAGCACGCCCTGAATCAAATGGACCGCTGATCTTTTTCGTCGGCGGCCTGTTGTTGGCCTACATGATGTTTGGCTGGTTCGGCGCGGTGATCAAGGAGAGCCGCGCCGGCCTCTACAGCGCCCAGATGGACCGTTCCTTCCGCTGGGGCATGACCTGGTTCATCTTTTCCGAGGTGATGTTTTTCATCGCATTCTTTGGCGCGCTGTTTTACGTGCGCAATTTGTCCGCGCCCTGGTTGGCCGGAGAAGGATCGAAAGGTGTTGCGCACATGTTGTGGCCGAATTTCGAGTTCGCCTGGCCGCTGCTCAACAACCCGGACCCGAAACTCTTCCCGACGCCTGAAGGCACCATCAGCCCGTGGGGTTTGCCGTTGGTCAACACCATTCTGTTGGTGAGTTCCAGCGTGACCATCACCATCGCCCACCATGCGTTGCGCAAGGGCCATCGTGGCGCGCTGAAAATCTGGCTGGCGCTCACGGTGTTGCTGGGGGTGGCCTTTCTTGGATTCCAGATTGAGGAATACGTCCACGCCTACAAGGAGCTGGGCCTGACATTGGGCTCCGGGGTGTACGGCGCGACCTTCTTTATGCTGACCGGCTTTCACGGCGCTCACGTCACCATCGGCACCATCATTCTGTTCGTGATGCTGATGCGCGTGCTGAAAGGGCATTTCAATGCCGAACACCAGTTCGGCTTCGAGGCGGCCAGTTGGTACTGGCACTTTGTGGACGTGGTGTGGATCGGCCTGTTTTTCTTCGTTTACGTACTGTGA
- a CDS encoding cytochrome c oxidase assembly protein: MAESLPTRRLITRLLILVLAMFAFGFALVPIYDVMCSAFGINGKTAGQYQGSQVVDQSRQVRVQFLSTNAVDMVWEFHSTADEVVVNPGAVSEMVFIAFNPTDKPMTAQAIPSISPAEAAMYFHKTECFCFTQQVLQPGERIEMPVRFIVDRDMPLNVKHLTLAYTLFDITARQPPVAVHTGG; the protein is encoded by the coding sequence ATGGCTGAGTCCCTGCCGACCCGACGCCTGATTACGCGCCTGTTGATCCTGGTGCTGGCGATGTTCGCTTTCGGCTTTGCCCTGGTGCCGATCTATGACGTGATGTGCAGCGCGTTTGGCATCAACGGCAAGACGGCCGGGCAGTACCAGGGCTCGCAGGTGGTCGATCAGTCGCGGCAGGTGCGGGTGCAGTTTCTGTCCACCAATGCAGTGGATATGGTCTGGGAGTTTCATTCCACGGCTGACGAGGTGGTGGTCAATCCTGGCGCGGTCAGCGAGATGGTATTTATCGCCTTCAACCCCACCGACAAACCGATGACGGCGCAGGCGATCCCGAGTATTTCCCCGGCGGAAGCGGCGATGTACTTCCACAAGACCGAGTGTTTTTGCTTTACCCAGCAAGTGCTGCAGCCAGGGGAGCGGATCGAGATGCCAGTGCGCTTCATTGTCGACCGTGACATGCCCCTGAATGTGAAGCACTTGACCCTGGCTTACACGCTGTTCGATATCACCGCGCGCCAACCGCCCGTGGCTGTCCATACCGGCGGCTAG
- the ctaD gene encoding cytochrome c oxidase subunit I yields the protein MSTVIDDHGHAGDHAHGPAKGLMRWVLTTNHKDIGTMYLWFSFAMFLLGGSFAMVIRAELFQPGLQIVEPAFFNQMTTMHGLIMVFGAVMPAFVGLANWMIPLMIGAPDMALPRMNNFSFWLLPAAFLLLVSTLFSPGGGPNFGWTFYAPLSTTYAPESVTFFIFAIHLMGVSSIMGAINVIATILNLRAPGMTLMKMPLFVWTWLITAFLLIAVMPVLAGCVTMMLMDIHFGTSFFSAAGGGDPVLFQHVFWFFGHPEVYIMILPAFGAVSAIIPAFSRKPLFGYTSMVYATASIAFLSFIVWAHHMFVVGIPLVGELFFMYATMLIAVPTGVKVFNWVSTMWQGSLTFETPMLFAVAFVILFTIGGFSGLMLAIAPADFQYHDTYFVVAHFHYVLVPGAIFGIFASAYYWLPKWTGHMYDETLGKLHFWLSFVGMNMAFFPMHFVGLAGMPRRVPDYNLQFADFNMVSSVGAFMFGATQIFFLFIVIKCIRGGQPAAAKPWDGAEGLEWSVPSPAPYHTFTTPPEVK from the coding sequence ATGAGCACTGTGATCGATGACCACGGCCATGCCGGTGACCACGCGCACGGCCCGGCCAAGGGCCTGATGCGCTGGGTACTGACCACCAACCACAAAGACATCGGGACCATGTACCTGTGGTTCAGCTTTGCCATGTTCCTGTTAGGCGGTTCCTTTGCCATGGTGATTCGTGCCGAGCTGTTTCAGCCCGGCTTGCAGATCGTCGAGCCGGCGTTCTTCAACCAGATGACCACCATGCATGGCCTGATCATGGTGTTTGGCGCGGTGATGCCGGCCTTCGTCGGCCTGGCCAATTGGATGATCCCGCTGATGATCGGCGCGCCGGACATGGCGTTGCCGCGCATGAACAACTTCAGCTTCTGGCTGCTGCCCGCGGCATTCCTGTTGTTGGTGTCGACGTTGTTTTCGCCGGGTGGCGGGCCGAATTTCGGCTGGACGTTCTACGCCCCGCTCTCCACCACTTACGCTCCGGAAAGCGTGACCTTTTTCATCTTCGCCATTCACCTGATGGGCGTCAGTTCGATCATGGGGGCGATCAACGTGATCGCGACCATTCTCAACCTGCGTGCGCCGGGCATGACGCTGATGAAGATGCCGCTGTTTGTCTGGACCTGGCTGATCACCGCGTTCTTGCTGATCGCGGTGATGCCGGTGCTGGCCGGTTGCGTGACGATGATGTTGATGGACATTCACTTCGGCACCAGCTTCTTCAGCGCCGCCGGCGGTGGTGATCCGGTGTTGTTCCAGCACGTGTTCTGGTTCTTCGGTCATCCCGAGGTGTACATCATGATCCTGCCGGCGTTCGGCGCCGTCAGCGCGATCATCCCGGCGTTCTCGCGCAAGCCGCTGTTCGGCTACACCTCGATGGTTTACGCCACGGCAAGCATTGCCTTCCTGTCGTTTATCGTCTGGGCGCACCACATGTTTGTGGTGGGTATTCCATTGGTGGGCGAGTTGTTCTTCATGTACGCAACCATGCTGATCGCAGTGCCCACCGGGGTGAAGGTGTTTAACTGGGTCAGCACCATGTGGCAGGGTTCACTGACGTTCGAGACACCGATGCTGTTTGCCGTGGCCTTTGTGATCCTGTTCACCATCGGTGGTTTTTCCGGACTGATGCTGGCCATCGCCCCGGCGGACTTCCAGTACCACGACACCTACTTTGTGGTCGCGCACTTCCATTACGTGCTGGTGCCGGGGGCGATCTTCGGAATCTTCGCCTCGGCCTACTACTGGCTGCCGAAATGGACTGGCCACATGTACGACGAAACCCTGGGCAAGCTGCATTTCTGGCTGTCATTCGTGGGGATGAACATGGCGTTCTTCCCGATGCACTTCGTTGGGCTGGCGGGCATGCCGCGTCGGGTGCCGGACTATAACCTGCAGTTCGCCGACTTCAACATGGTGTCGTCGGTGGGCGCTTTCATGTTCGGGGCCACGCAGATTTTCTTTCTGTTCATCGTCATCAAATGCATCCGCGGCGGCCAGCCCGCGGCGGCCAAACCCTGGGATGGCGCCGAGGGGCTGGAATGGAGCGTCCCCTCGCCCGCGCCGTACCACACCTTCACCACCCCGCCGGAGGTCAAATGA
- the coxB gene encoding cytochrome c oxidase subunit II has translation MTRHPHVWMGLLLWSVFSQAQAAWTVNMAPGATEVSHAVFDLHMTIFWICVVIGIIVFGAMFWSMIVHRRSTGQVAAKFHESTTVEILWTVVPLLILVVMAIPATKTLIDIYDSSESDIDIQVTGYQWKWHYKYLGQDVEFFSNLATPAEQIQNKADKGEHYLLEVDQPLVLPVGAKVRFLVTAADVIHSWWVPAFAVKRDAIPGFVNEAWTRVEKPGIYRGQCAELCGKDHGFMPIVVEVKSRADYDAWLGERKQEAAKLKELTSKEWTLEELVARGDKVYHTACVACHQAEGQGLPPMFPALKGSKIATGPKADHLGIVFHGKPGTAMAAFGKQLSEVDIAAVVTYERNAWGNNTGDMVTPKDVLELKQAESQ, from the coding sequence ATGACGCGACATCCACATGTTTGGATGGGCTTACTCTTGTGGTCAGTATTCAGCCAGGCGCAGGCCGCCTGGACGGTGAATATGGCGCCAGGGGCCACTGAAGTCAGTCACGCTGTGTTCGATTTGCACATGACCATTTTCTGGATCTGTGTGGTGATCGGCATCATCGTGTTTGGCGCGATGTTCTGGTCGATGATTGTCCATCGACGCTCCACCGGTCAGGTGGCGGCCAAGTTTCACGAGAGCACCACGGTGGAAATCCTCTGGACCGTCGTGCCCTTGCTGATTTTGGTCGTCATGGCCATTCCGGCGACCAAGACCCTGATCGACATCTACGACAGCAGTGAGTCGGATATCGATATCCAGGTCACCGGCTACCAGTGGAAATGGCATTACAAATACCTCGGTCAGGACGTGGAGTTCTTCAGCAACCTGGCCACACCCGCCGAGCAAATTCAAAACAAGGCCGACAAGGGCGAGCACTACCTGCTGGAAGTCGATCAGCCATTGGTGCTGCCGGTGGGCGCCAAGGTGCGCTTTCTGGTGACTGCGGCCGATGTGATCCACTCCTGGTGGGTGCCGGCCTTTGCGGTCAAGCGCGATGCTATCCCCGGATTCGTCAACGAAGCCTGGACCCGTGTCGAGAAGCCCGGGATCTACCGTGGCCAATGCGCCGAACTGTGCGGCAAGGACCACGGTTTCATGCCGATCGTGGTCGAGGTCAAGTCCAGGGCCGACTACGACGCCTGGCTGGGCGAGCGCAAGCAGGAAGCCGCCAAACTCAAGGAACTGACCTCCAAGGAATGGACGCTCGAGGAGCTGGTAGCGCGCGGCGACAAGGTTTACCACACCGCCTGCGTCGCCTGTCACCAGGCCGAGGGCCAAGGCCTGCCGCCGATGTTCCCGGCGCTCAAGGGCTCGAAAATTGCCACCGGGCCGAAGGCCGATCACCTCGGCATCGTCTTCCACGGCAAGCCCGGCACGGCGATGGCCGCCTTCGGCAAGCAGCTCTCGGAAGTCGATATCGCGGCCGTGGTCACTTACGAACGTAATGCGTGGGGCAACAACACAGGCGACATGGTGACCCCGAAAGACGTACTGGAACTCAAACAGGCGGAAAGCCAATGA
- a CDS encoding SulP family inorganic anion transporter: protein MRAAQLKAVLPRELLASVVVFLVALPLCMGIAIASGMPPAKGLITGIIGGLVVGWMAGSPLQVSGPAAGLAVLVFELVRQHGMLMLGPILLLAGFLQLVAGRLRLGCWFRVTAPAVVYGMLAGIGVLIVLSQVHVMLDAAPKPSGLDNLAGFPAALAEAIPALGGGFGWQAGLLGLSTILVMWLWDKLRPQKLRFVPGALLGVGLATAASLALALQVKRVEVPENLADAIDWLRPSDLLNLADPNLLIAAFAVAFIASAETLLSAAAVDRMHSGQRSDFDKELSAQGVGNMLCGLVGALPMTGVIVRSSANVQAGATTRLSAVFHGLWLLAFVLLLSSVLQSIPVASLAGVLVYTGVKLVDLKAFRGLARYGRMPMVTYAATALAIIFSDLLTGVLVGFGLTLLKLAFKASRLKVSLIDLPQEGEMELRLSGAATFLKVPALTQVLSTVPTGTTVHVPLNNLSYIDHSCLELLEEWGRANAAQGSTLVIEARGLKRRLEGRVRTNTGIGSAAA from the coding sequence ATGCGTGCTGCTCAATTGAAAGCTGTATTGCCACGGGAGCTGTTAGCGTCCGTGGTGGTGTTTCTGGTCGCCCTGCCATTGTGCATGGGTATCGCCATCGCTTCGGGCATGCCACCGGCCAAAGGCTTGATCACTGGCATCATCGGTGGCCTGGTGGTTGGTTGGATGGCGGGATCGCCGCTGCAAGTCAGCGGCCCCGCAGCCGGTCTGGCGGTGTTGGTTTTCGAACTGGTGCGCCAGCATGGCATGCTCATGCTCGGGCCAATCCTGCTGCTGGCGGGCTTCCTGCAACTGGTCGCCGGACGCTTGCGTCTCGGCTGCTGGTTCCGCGTGACCGCCCCGGCGGTGGTCTACGGAATGTTGGCGGGAATCGGCGTGCTGATTGTCCTGTCGCAAGTCCATGTGATGCTGGATGCGGCACCGAAACCCTCCGGACTGGATAACCTCGCAGGCTTTCCCGCTGCCTTGGCCGAGGCTATTCCCGCGCTGGGTGGCGGGTTCGGTTGGCAAGCCGGTTTGCTCGGGCTGTCGACGATTCTGGTGATGTGGCTGTGGGATAAACTCCGTCCGCAAAAACTGCGTTTTGTGCCGGGAGCGTTGCTCGGAGTGGGTTTGGCGACGGCGGCCAGCCTGGCGCTGGCGTTGCAGGTCAAGCGTGTTGAAGTACCGGAAAACCTCGCCGATGCCATCGATTGGCTGCGCCCCAGCGATCTGCTGAACCTGGCTGATCCGAATCTGTTGATCGCAGCCTTTGCGGTGGCCTTTATCGCCAGCGCCGAAACCCTGCTGTCAGCAGCGGCGGTTGACCGTATGCACAGCGGACAGCGCTCGGATTTCGACAAGGAATTGTCCGCCCAGGGCGTAGGCAACATGCTGTGTGGTCTGGTCGGAGCGTTGCCCATGACGGGCGTGATCGTGCGCAGCTCGGCTAACGTTCAGGCGGGTGCGACCACGCGGTTGTCAGCGGTGTTCCATGGCTTGTGGCTGTTGGCGTTTGTGTTGTTGCTGTCCAGCGTGCTGCAAAGTATTCCGGTGGCGAGCCTGGCGGGTGTGCTGGTGTATACCGGGGTCAAGCTGGTGGATCTCAAGGCGTTCCGGGGGCTGGCTCGTTATGGTCGGATGCCGATGGTTACCTATGCGGCCACGGCCTTGGCCATCATCTTCAGCGACCTGCTCACGGGTGTGCTGGTGGGCTTTGGGCTGACATTGCTCAAGCTGGCATTCAAGGCCTCCCGGCTGAAAGTCAGCCTGATCGACTTGCCTCAGGAGGGCGAGATGGAGCTGCGCCTGAGCGGTGCAGCGACCTTTCTGAAAGTGCCCGCGTTGACCCAAGTATTGTCGACCGTACCCACGGGGACTACCGTGCATGTACCACTCAATAACCTGAGTTACATCGACCATTCCTGTCTGGAGCTGCTGGAGGAATGGGGCCGTGCCAATGCGGCGCAGGGCTCGACGTTGGTGATTGAGGCGCGAGGCTTGAAGCGCAGGTTGGAAGGCCGGGTGCGGACGAACACCGGGATTGGCTCGGCAGCGGCCTGA